A genomic segment from Yimella sp. cx-51 encodes:
- the pstC gene encoding phosphate ABC transporter permease subunit PstC encodes MTSITGVSAADSSPEPDGRAPLEGDGASTGRFGDKIFKGAATGAGFVVIAIVTLIGVFLIAQAIPALSKNKDNFLTSQAWDVSDPNNMKFGILRLLWVTVSSSVVAMMIAVPLGVAIALFLTQYAPKWLASPAASLVDLLAAVPSIVYGLWGANIVASYFKPVGDFLNNYFSWIPLFGDAGNARGSSILFVAIVLAIMILPIVTALSREVFAQTPAAHKEAALALGATKWEMIRTAVLPFGKPGVISAAMLALGRALGETLAVLLIVSALADGSKWNWSLLDGGETFASKIANNAGEFDTPSKTGAYIAAGLVLFILTFVVNAIARIVIERRKAFTE; translated from the coding sequence ATGACCTCCATCACCGGAGTCTCCGCAGCTGACAGCAGCCCCGAGCCGGACGGCCGCGCACCCCTCGAGGGCGATGGCGCTAGCACCGGCCGCTTCGGCGACAAGATCTTCAAAGGCGCAGCCACCGGTGCCGGCTTCGTCGTCATCGCGATCGTCACTCTCATCGGCGTCTTCCTCATCGCCCAGGCGATCCCGGCGCTGAGCAAGAACAAGGACAACTTCCTCACCTCGCAGGCATGGGACGTCTCCGACCCGAACAACATGAAGTTCGGCATCCTGCGGTTGCTGTGGGTGACCGTGAGTTCGTCGGTCGTGGCCATGATGATCGCCGTGCCCCTCGGTGTGGCCATCGCGCTCTTCCTCACCCAGTACGCGCCCAAGTGGCTCGCCAGCCCGGCCGCCTCACTGGTCGACCTGCTCGCCGCAGTTCCCTCGATCGTGTACGGCCTGTGGGGCGCCAACATCGTCGCCAGCTACTTCAAACCGGTGGGCGACTTCCTGAACAACTACTTCAGTTGGATCCCGCTCTTCGGCGATGCCGGAAATGCTCGCGGGTCCTCGATCCTCTTCGTCGCGATCGTGCTGGCCATCATGATCCTGCCGATCGTGACGGCGCTCTCGCGAGAGGTCTTCGCCCAAACCCCCGCCGCGCACAAGGAAGCAGCCCTGGCGCTCGGTGCGACCAAGTGGGAGATGATCCGCACCGCGGTGCTCCCCTTCGGCAAGCCGGGCGTGATCTCCGCCGCGATGCTCGCCCTGGGCCGCGCGCTGGGTGAAACGCTGGCGGTGCTGCTCATCGTCTCCGCGCTGGCCGACGGATCGAAGTGGAACTGGTCGTTGCTGGACGGCGGCGAGACGTTCGCGTCCAAGATCGCCAACAACGCCGGTGAGTTCGACACCCCGAGCAAGACCGGCGCATACATCGCGGCAGGCCTGGTGTTGTTCATCCTGACCTTCGTGGTCAACGCCATCGCCCGCATCGTCATCGAGCGCCGGAAGGCCTTCACCGAATGA
- the pstB gene encoding phosphate ABC transporter ATP-binding protein PstB produces MGKRIDVQDLNVFYGDFKAVEDVSMVIEPRSVTAFIGPSGCGKSTFLRTLNRMHEVIPGGRVEGSVKLDDQDLYASGVDPVGVRRTVGMVFQRPNPFPTMSIGDNVTAGLRLNGMKNKKELAERTERALKGANLWNEVKDRLDKPGAGLSGGQQQRLCIARAIAVRPQVLLMDEPCSALDPISTLAIEDLITELKDDYTIVIVTHNMQQAARVSDRTAFFNLAATGKPGRLIEMDDTSTIFNNPSEKATEDYISGRFG; encoded by the coding sequence ATGGGTAAGCGCATCGACGTCCAGGATCTGAACGTCTTCTACGGTGACTTCAAGGCGGTCGAGGACGTCTCGATGGTCATCGAGCCCCGCTCGGTCACTGCGTTCATCGGCCCGTCCGGTTGTGGCAAGTCGACCTTCTTGCGGACGCTCAACCGGATGCACGAGGTCATCCCGGGCGGACGCGTGGAGGGTTCTGTCAAGCTCGACGACCAGGATCTCTACGCCTCCGGTGTCGACCCAGTCGGCGTGCGTCGCACGGTCGGCATGGTCTTCCAGCGTCCCAACCCCTTCCCGACCATGTCGATCGGCGACAACGTCACCGCTGGTCTGCGGTTGAACGGAATGAAGAACAAGAAGGAGTTGGCCGAGCGCACCGAGCGCGCCCTCAAGGGCGCCAACCTCTGGAACGAGGTCAAGGACCGCCTCGACAAGCCGGGCGCCGGCCTTTCCGGTGGTCAGCAGCAGCGGTTGTGCATCGCCCGCGCCATCGCCGTTCGCCCGCAGGTGCTGCTGATGGACGAGCCCTGCTCGGCGCTCGACCCGATCTCGACCCTGGCGATCGAAGACCTCATCACCGAACTCAAGGACGACTACACGATCGTCATCGTGACGCACAACATGCAGCAGGCGGCGCGCGTCTCCGATCGCACCGCGTTCTTCAACCTCGCCGCCACCGGCAAGCCCGGTCGCCTGATCGAGATGGACGACACCAGCACCATCTTCAACAACCCGTCGGAGAAGGCCACCGAGGATTACATCTCGGGTCGATTCGGCTGA
- the pstA gene encoding phosphate ABC transporter permease PstA: MSTVDLLKPSGASGSHVEIGSKSSGRAIKDKLAQGLMWLAFFIAMIPLVWILGTVVVKGGALLLESQWWTHSQDGITNRREGGGAVHAIQGTLLQAAVTALISVPIGVLTAVYLVEYGRGKLARVVSFMVDILTGIPSVVAALFVYALWVTTFGFQRIPFAVCLALTILMVPTIVRSTEEMLKLVPNELREASYALGVPKWKTIVKIVLPTAFSGIVTGILLGLARVMGETAPLIILAPYFRSIATNLFGGLMGTLPTMINDGRDNMGLEPTSDRVWAASLTLILLILVLNLLGRLISRMSKVKS, from the coding sequence ATGAGCACCGTCGACCTTCTCAAGCCCTCCGGCGCCAGCGGCAGCCACGTGGAAATCGGCTCGAAGTCCTCCGGCCGCGCGATCAAGGACAAGCTCGCGCAGGGCCTCATGTGGCTCGCCTTCTTCATCGCGATGATCCCGCTTGTCTGGATCCTCGGCACCGTCGTGGTCAAGGGTGGCGCACTGCTGCTCGAGTCGCAGTGGTGGACGCATTCCCAGGACGGCATCACCAACCGCCGCGAGGGCGGCGGCGCCGTGCACGCCATCCAGGGCACCCTGTTGCAGGCTGCCGTCACCGCGCTCATCTCGGTGCCGATCGGTGTGCTCACCGCGGTCTACCTGGTTGAGTACGGACGCGGCAAGCTCGCCCGTGTCGTCAGCTTCATGGTCGACATCCTCACCGGTATCCCCTCGGTGGTCGCAGCGCTGTTCGTCTACGCCCTCTGGGTGACGACCTTCGGTTTCCAGCGCATCCCCTTCGCGGTCTGCCTGGCGCTCACCATCCTGATGGTGCCCACGATCGTGCGGTCCACCGAGGAGATGCTGAAGCTGGTGCCCAACGAGCTGCGCGAGGCCTCCTACGCGCTCGGTGTGCCCAAGTGGAAGACGATCGTGAAGATCGTGCTGCCCACCGCGTTCTCCGGAATCGTCACCGGCATCCTGCTGGGCCTGGCCCGCGTCATGGGTGAAACCGCGCCGCTGATCATCCTGGCGCCCTACTTCCGGTCGATCGCGACGAACCTCTTCGGTGGTCTGATGGGCACGCTGCCCACGATGATCAACGACGGTCGCGACAACATGGGGCTGGAGCCCACTTCGGATCGCGTCTGGGCTGCCTCCCTGACGCTGATCCTTCTCATCCTCGTGCTCAACCTGCTCGGCCGGCTGATCAGCCGGATGAGCAAGGTCAAGAGCTGA
- a CDS encoding GtrA family protein, protein MPSVVRRLWARKEVRYLLVAGTTQVVYLGTFALGLLAGWHYMLAIGVAQVLTIAAAFPAYRTIVFESAGRIGTDFIRFISVWAGGAVAGIVLTPALVELGGVHPFVAQLIAIVLVAVGSFLGHRYFSFRHQAPTDPIEPNSPSTTGSRTR, encoded by the coding sequence ATGCCCTCGGTCGTGCGGCGCCTCTGGGCCCGCAAAGAAGTCCGATACCTCCTCGTCGCCGGAACCACCCAGGTGGTCTACCTCGGCACCTTCGCCCTCGGACTGCTCGCCGGGTGGCACTACATGCTCGCCATCGGCGTAGCCCAAGTGCTCACGATCGCCGCTGCATTTCCGGCCTACCGGACGATCGTGTTCGAGTCGGCTGGTCGGATCGGCACCGATTTCATCCGCTTCATCAGCGTCTGGGCCGGCGGAGCCGTCGCAGGAATCGTGCTCACCCCGGCTCTGGTCGAGCTCGGTGGCGTGCACCCCTTCGTGGCACAACTGATCGCGATCGTGCTGGTCGCGGTCGGGTCTTTCCTCGGACACCGCTACTTCTCGTTCCGGCACCAAGCCCCGACGGACCCAATCGAGCCGAACAGCCCGAGCACCACCGGGTCGCGTACCCGATAA
- a CDS encoding antitoxin gives MGIGDNLGGLGDKAKDLAGQHGDKVDQGIEKGGDFVDEKTGGQHAEHVDKGQEFAKDRFDGEGGDQPQQ, from the coding sequence ATGGGTATCGGTGACAACTTGGGCGGTCTGGGCGACAAGGCCAAGGACCTCGCAGGTCAGCACGGCGACAAGGTCGACCAGGGCATTGAGAAGGGCGGCGACTTCGTCGACGAGAAGACCGGCGGCCAGCACGCCGAGCACGTCGACAAAGGCCAGGAATTCGCCAAGGACCGTTTCGACGGCGAGGGTGGCGACCAGCCCCAGCAGTGA
- a CDS encoding glycosyltransferase has protein sequence MQISVVIPCYRSRETIRPLVRDLLHELPKVADAYEVIMVVDGSPDDTYVIAHELEVEHPGIVHAVLLRRNFGQHNALLAGISRARYPITVTMDDDRQHRPDQLTALLAPLDDPFIDLVYGVARDEEHGFARSFASRTVKAALAMAGVPNAKDVSAFRAFRTDLREGFTDVSDPFASLDVLVSWTTTSTVAVPVQMDERTEGRSGYTLKALIRHAMNMITGYGTLPLRMVTWLGWTTSFLGAVLLVVVIVQYLLGAIAVAGFTTLVSLLAILCGVIMLSLGILGEYIGRLHFRSMHRPMFVVKVDGTAGPRVQIPLAGDDSHVRGRPGEVALAIQQHYDKASEPSHPNFSE, from the coding sequence ATGCAGATTTCGGTGGTCATCCCCTGCTATCGGTCCCGCGAGACCATTCGCCCCCTGGTGAGGGATCTTCTCCACGAACTACCGAAGGTCGCCGACGCCTACGAGGTGATCATGGTCGTCGACGGTTCGCCGGACGACACCTACGTGATCGCGCACGAACTGGAGGTCGAACACCCCGGCATCGTGCACGCGGTGTTGCTGCGCCGCAACTTCGGTCAGCACAACGCCCTGCTGGCAGGCATCTCTCGCGCTCGCTACCCGATCACGGTCACGATGGACGACGACCGCCAGCACCGTCCCGACCAACTCACCGCTCTGCTCGCCCCGCTCGATGACCCGTTCATCGACCTCGTGTACGGCGTGGCGCGCGACGAAGAACACGGCTTCGCGCGCTCCTTCGCATCGCGAACGGTGAAAGCTGCTCTGGCCATGGCGGGCGTACCGAACGCAAAGGATGTCAGTGCCTTCCGCGCGTTTCGCACCGACCTACGCGAAGGCTTCACCGACGTGAGCGATCCGTTCGCATCCCTCGACGTCCTGGTGAGTTGGACCACGACTTCGACCGTTGCGGTGCCAGTGCAGATGGACGAGCGGACCGAGGGGCGTTCGGGCTACACCCTCAAAGCACTCATTCGGCACGCCATGAACATGATCACCGGGTACGGCACGCTCCCCCTGCGAATGGTCACCTGGCTGGGTTGGACGACCTCGTTCCTCGGTGCCGTTCTGCTGGTCGTGGTCATCGTCCAGTACCTGCTCGGTGCCATCGCCGTCGCCGGATTCACGACCCTCGTCTCGCTCCTGGCGATCCTCTGCGGCGTGATCATGCTGTCGCTGGGCATCCTCGGGGAGTACATCGGCCGCTTGCACTTCCGCTCGATGCACCGCCCGATGTTCGTGGTGAAAGTGGACGGCACTGCGGGCCCGCGCGTCCAGATTCCGTTGGCCGGAGACGACTCCCACGTCAGGGGCCGCCCCGGAGAGGTGGCCCTGGCGATCCAGCAGCACTACGACAAGGCCTCGGAACCCTCCCACCCCAACTTCTCGGAGTAG
- the rffA gene encoding dTDP-4-amino-4,6-dideoxygalactose transaminase produces MDRIYFSRPYLAGMEYTNINASLATTSWHGDGDFTRRATAWLLDRTKAQGALLTTSCTHALELAAILLHLGPGDEVIVPSFTFSATATAIVSRGATPVFVDIEPTTLNVDPAAVEAAVTERTKAVFVVHYAGVACDLDAIQTIADRHQLAIVEDNAHGIGAYLRGQHLGTFGTFGTQSWHDTKNVTSGEGGALLINDGQYLERAEIIREKGTNRAVFLRGQVDKYTWVDEGSSYLPSDLLAALLLAQFQRFEEIQDRRQYVWHSYADGLPAWAREQGVDLMHVPADREQPAHMFYIVMPTHADQDGLISHLREQEIVATFHYQPLDSAPAGIRLGRTPSPCTVSADRSARLVRLPLHAGMSKVDTHRVLEAVTSYRSAS; encoded by the coding sequence GTGGATCGGATCTATTTCTCCCGCCCCTACCTCGCGGGCATGGAATACACCAACATCAACGCCTCGCTCGCGACGACATCATGGCACGGCGATGGTGACTTCACGCGCCGAGCGACCGCCTGGCTGCTCGACCGCACCAAGGCGCAAGGCGCGCTTCTGACCACCTCCTGCACGCACGCACTCGAGCTTGCGGCGATCCTGCTCCACCTCGGTCCGGGAGATGAGGTGATCGTTCCGAGCTTCACCTTCTCAGCGACGGCGACAGCGATCGTCTCCCGCGGCGCGACTCCGGTTTTCGTCGACATCGAGCCCACCACCCTGAACGTCGACCCGGCAGCCGTGGAAGCGGCGGTCACCGAACGCACAAAAGCAGTTTTCGTCGTGCACTACGCAGGGGTCGCGTGTGACCTTGACGCGATCCAGACGATCGCCGACCGGCACCAACTCGCGATCGTCGAGGACAACGCGCACGGCATCGGTGCTTACCTACGCGGTCAGCACTTGGGCACCTTCGGCACCTTCGGGACGCAGAGTTGGCACGACACCAAGAACGTCACCAGCGGCGAAGGCGGCGCTCTGCTGATCAACGACGGCCAGTACCTCGAGCGCGCCGAGATCATCCGGGAAAAGGGAACCAACCGGGCTGTGTTCCTTCGTGGCCAGGTCGACAAGTACACCTGGGTGGACGAAGGGTCGTCCTACCTGCCCAGCGACCTGCTGGCGGCGCTGTTGCTCGCGCAGTTCCAGCGCTTCGAGGAAATTCAGGACCGTCGCCAGTACGTGTGGCACAGCTACGCCGACGGGCTGCCCGCCTGGGCACGCGAGCAAGGGGTGGACCTCATGCACGTGCCTGCGGATCGCGAGCAACCGGCGCACATGTTCTACATCGTGATGCCGACCCACGCAGATCAGGACGGACTCATCTCCCACCTTCGGGAGCAGGAGATTGTCGCGACCTTCCACTACCAGCCGTTGGACAGCGCACCCGCTGGGATCCGCCTGGGACGAACCCCGTCGCCGTGCACCGTGAGCGCCGACCGCTCCGCTCGTCTGGTGCGCCTTCCCTTGCACGCCGGTATGAGCAAGGTCGACACGCACCGCGTGCTGGAGGCTGTGACCTCCTACCGCAGCGCTTCATGA
- a CDS encoding GNAT family N-acetyltransferase, whose protein sequence is MSWAGLAGSEVVASDSPAEGRRFGISVGRVMVGDEAPVETAKRDLAAALAAAPHDLLVVRWPAHQVALAATVAATGRIVLPADVLTYWEVDAQELATADLPQADSLRVDSGDNHQAAGREWVKAVVRSSFEEYGNHYSANPALDRQLALEGYLEWAVSSFEAKPQDALFLLDGSDPIGVATLSQDTGRGDLEVLLAGLVPGAQGRGAYSYLLRAVGVQALQRGLSRVIISTQAHNVRVQRAWVRSGLRPFAAVTTAHAIRPGSQTAQVVLGQRS, encoded by the coding sequence ATGAGCTGGGCGGGCCTGGCCGGCAGCGAGGTCGTTGCGTCCGACAGCCCGGCCGAGGGCCGACGCTTCGGAATCTCGGTGGGTCGGGTCATGGTCGGAGATGAGGCGCCCGTGGAGACGGCGAAGCGGGACCTCGCCGCAGCCCTTGCCGCTGCACCGCATGACCTGCTCGTGGTGCGCTGGCCGGCGCACCAGGTGGCTCTGGCTGCCACCGTTGCGGCCACCGGCCGAATTGTGCTGCCGGCGGACGTGCTCACCTACTGGGAGGTCGACGCGCAGGAGTTGGCGACCGCTGATCTGCCCCAGGCCGATTCGCTGCGTGTCGACTCCGGTGACAACCACCAGGCGGCCGGCCGCGAATGGGTGAAGGCAGTCGTCCGAAGCTCTTTCGAGGAATACGGAAACCACTACTCTGCCAACCCGGCGCTCGATCGGCAGCTCGCGCTCGAGGGGTATCTGGAGTGGGCGGTCTCCAGCTTCGAAGCGAAGCCGCAGGATGCGCTCTTCCTGCTCGACGGATCCGACCCGATCGGCGTCGCCACGCTGTCGCAGGACACCGGACGTGGCGATCTGGAAGTGTTGCTCGCCGGTTTGGTGCCCGGAGCGCAGGGCCGAGGTGCGTATTCCTACCTGCTGCGCGCGGTCGGCGTGCAAGCGCTGCAGCGCGGGCTGAGCCGAGTGATCATCTCCACCCAAGCGCACAACGTCCGGGTTCAACGTGCGTGGGTCCGGTCGGGTCTGCGGCCCTTCGCGGCCGTCACGACCGCTCATGCCATCCGTCCCGGGAGCCAGACCGCGCAGGTCGTGCTGGGTCAGCGCAGCTGA
- a CDS encoding RNA helicase, with the protein MPTPATLTSRLRPDADSDELFDVFAGWAGERGLSLYPHQEEATIEILSGANVILATPTGSGKSMVANAAHFIALADDRVSFYTAPIKALVSEKFFALCEIFGADNVGMLTGDAAVNADAPIICCTAEILANIALREGNSADVGMVIMDEFHFYSEPERGWAWQVPLLELPQAQFVLMSATLGDVTFFADDLTARTGRPTAVVAGAERPVPLSFQWAMTPLHETLEELLTTHQAPVYVVHFTQAAALERAQSLMSLKILSADERAQIGEFIAGFRFSAGFGKTLNRLIRHGIGVHHAGMLPKYRRLVETLAQKGLLKVICGTDTLGVGINVPIRTVVFTGLTKFDGTRQRLLKAREFHQIAGRAGRAGFDSSGSVVVQAPDHLIENARALAKAGDDPKKLRKVQRKKPPEGFVNYSEETFEKLVAAAPEALQSRMQVSHAMILNVVAREGDPYVAMRRLLRENHEDERRQRRLSKKAITLYRELLTAGVVRRLDEPLADGRTVELVADLHDGFALNQPLSPFALAVLDILDEESPTYVLDVVSVIEAILEDPFPVLRAQQFKARGEAVASMKADGIEYEERMELLEEVTWPKPLEELLTAAFETYRSNQPWVPEQALSPKSVVREMYENAWSFGELVRYYELARSEGVVLRYLTDVYRTLRQTVPEARKTDDLDDLVEWLGESIRQTDSSLLDEWEALVNPAEHLAADVIPVGPRAVTRNERAFRVQIRNAMFRRGQLAAVRRVDQLAALDRAAAEATDPPTQIVMDEAAWADDLAHYFDDHDQIRLDGDARGPHLLKIERDADMWRVRQVLLDPAGDLDWGIDAEVPLAASDEAGEPVIVVLGLNRMDA; encoded by the coding sequence ATGCCCACACCAGCCACGCTTACTTCCCGCCTCCGCCCCGATGCCGATTCCGACGAACTGTTCGACGTCTTCGCCGGCTGGGCCGGCGAACGCGGTCTGTCGCTCTATCCCCACCAGGAGGAAGCGACGATCGAGATCCTCTCGGGCGCCAATGTCATCCTCGCGACGCCCACCGGATCGGGTAAGTCGATGGTGGCCAACGCCGCCCACTTCATTGCGCTCGCCGATGACCGGGTGAGCTTCTACACCGCACCGATCAAGGCGCTGGTCTCGGAGAAGTTCTTCGCGCTGTGCGAGATCTTCGGAGCCGACAACGTGGGCATGCTGACCGGCGATGCCGCAGTCAACGCAGACGCGCCGATCATCTGCTGCACCGCCGAAATCCTCGCCAATATCGCTCTGCGCGAAGGAAATTCGGCAGACGTGGGCATGGTGATCATGGACGAGTTCCACTTCTACTCCGAGCCCGAACGCGGGTGGGCCTGGCAGGTGCCGCTGCTGGAACTGCCGCAGGCGCAGTTCGTGCTGATGTCGGCCACGTTGGGAGATGTCACCTTCTTCGCCGACGACCTCACCGCGCGCACCGGTCGACCGACAGCCGTCGTTGCCGGAGCGGAGCGGCCGGTGCCGCTGTCGTTCCAGTGGGCCATGACTCCGTTGCACGAAACCCTCGAAGAACTGCTCACCACCCATCAGGCGCCGGTGTACGTCGTCCACTTCACCCAGGCGGCGGCCCTGGAACGGGCGCAGTCGCTGATGTCGCTGAAGATCCTCAGCGCGGACGAGCGGGCCCAGATCGGCGAATTCATTGCCGGGTTCCGGTTCTCGGCCGGCTTCGGCAAGACCCTCAACCGGCTGATCCGGCACGGCATCGGGGTGCACCACGCCGGGATGTTGCCGAAGTACCGCCGCCTGGTCGAAACACTCGCCCAGAAGGGGCTGCTGAAGGTCATCTGCGGCACCGACACCCTCGGTGTCGGGATCAACGTCCCGATCCGCACCGTCGTCTTCACCGGGCTGACGAAGTTCGACGGCACTCGGCAGCGGCTGCTCAAAGCACGGGAGTTCCATCAGATCGCCGGACGTGCGGGACGCGCCGGGTTCGACTCCAGCGGTTCGGTGGTGGTGCAGGCGCCTGATCACCTCATCGAGAACGCCCGGGCGCTCGCCAAGGCCGGCGATGACCCGAAGAAGCTGCGCAAGGTGCAGCGCAAGAAGCCGCCGGAGGGCTTCGTCAACTACAGCGAGGAGACCTTCGAAAAACTCGTCGCGGCAGCCCCCGAAGCCTTGCAGTCGCGGATGCAGGTCAGCCACGCGATGATCCTCAATGTCGTTGCCCGCGAAGGCGATCCGTACGTCGCCATGCGCCGGTTGCTGCGAGAGAACCACGAGGACGAGCGTCGGCAACGACGCCTGTCGAAGAAGGCCATCACTCTCTACCGCGAACTGCTCACTGCGGGCGTGGTGCGCCGGCTGGACGAACCCTTGGCTGACGGTCGCACTGTGGAACTGGTGGCCGATCTGCATGACGGCTTCGCGCTGAACCAGCCCCTGTCGCCCTTTGCACTCGCGGTGCTCGACATCCTCGACGAGGAGTCGCCCACCTACGTCCTGGACGTCGTGTCGGTCATCGAAGCCATCCTCGAGGACCCGTTCCCGGTGCTTCGCGCCCAGCAGTTCAAGGCTCGCGGCGAAGCGGTGGCGTCGATGAAGGCCGACGGGATCGAGTACGAGGAACGGATGGAACTGCTGGAGGAGGTCACTTGGCCCAAGCCGCTGGAGGAGCTGCTCACGGCGGCGTTCGAGACCTATCGCAGTAACCAGCCGTGGGTGCCGGAGCAGGCGCTCTCGCCCAAATCGGTCGTCCGCGAGATGTACGAAAACGCTTGGAGCTTCGGCGAACTCGTCCGCTACTACGAACTGGCACGCTCCGAGGGTGTGGTGCTGCGCTACCTCACCGATGTCTACCGCACGCTGCGACAGACGGTGCCCGAGGCGCGCAAGACCGACGACCTGGACGACCTCGTCGAGTGGCTGGGGGAGAGCATTCGACAGACCGACTCCAGCCTGCTCGACGAGTGGGAGGCGTTGGTCAACCCCGCCGAGCACCTGGCCGCCGACGTCATCCCGGTGGGGCCTCGCGCGGTGACCCGCAACGAGCGGGCCTTCCGGGTGCAGATCCGCAATGCGATGTTCCGCCGCGGGCAACTCGCCGCCGTCCGCCGCGTCGATCAACTCGCCGCGCTCGACCGCGCGGCCGCCGAGGCGACCGATCCGCCGACCCAGATCGTCATGGACGAAGCGGCATGGGCTGACGACCTCGCGCACTACTTCGACGACCATGACCAGATTCGGCTCGATGGTGACGCCCGGGGCCCGCACCTGCTGAAGATCGAGCGCGACGCCGACATGTGGCGGGTGCGGCAGGTGCTGCTCGACCCAGCAGGAGATCTCGACTGGGGAATCGACGCCGAAGTGCCACTCGCAGCTTCGGACGAAGCCGGCGAACCGGTGATCGTCGTCCTCGGTCTCAACCGGATGGACGCGTAG